From a single Accipiter gentilis chromosome 8, bAccGen1.1, whole genome shotgun sequence genomic region:
- the MYO1F gene encoding unconventional myosin-If isoform X1 translates to MGSKERFHWQSHNVKQSGVDDMVLLSKISEEAIVENLKKRFMDDYIFTYIGPVLISVNPFKQMPYFTDREIELYQGAAQYENPPHIYALTDNMYRNMLIDGENQCVIISGESGAGKTVAAKYIMGYISKVSGGGEKVQHVKDIILQSNPLLEAFGNAKTVRNNNSSRFGKYFEIQFSRGGEPDGGKISNFLLEKSRVVNQNECERNFHIYYQLIEGASQEQRQNLGIMSPDYYYYLNQSDTYQVEGTDDRSDFHETMNAMQVVGIRGEEQQLVLQIVAGILHLGNISFREEGNYARVENADSLAFPAYLLGIDQDRLNEKVTSRKMDSKWGGRSESITVTLNVEQAAYTRDALAKGLYARIFDFLVESINRAMQKPYEEYSIGVLDIYGFEIFQKNGFEQFCINFVNEKLQQIFIELTLKAEQEEYVQEGIKWTQIQYFNNKVVCDLIENKLNPPGIMSVLDDVCATMHATGEGADQTLLQKLQAAVGTHEHFNSWSSGFVIHHYAGKVSYDVNGFCERNRDVLFTDLIELMQSSEYGFIRMLFPEKLDSDKKGRPTTAGSKIKKQANDLVNTLMKCTPHYIRCIKPNETKKPRDWEESRVKHQVEYLGLKENIRVRRAGFAYRRLFHKFLQRYAILTPETWPSWRGDERQGVQHLLRSVNMDPDQYQMGRSKVFVKNPESLFLLEEMRERKFDGFARVIQKAWRRHIAIRKYEQMREEASNILYNFKERRRNSINRNFVGDYLGMEERPELRQFLAKRERIDFADSVTKYDRRFKPIKRDFILTPKYFYLIGREKVKKGPEKGQIKEVLKKKVELQAVSGVSLSTRQDDFFILHENDADNFLESIFKTELISLLCKRYEELTHTKLCLSFKDTLQFRVKKEGWGGGGTRNVTFVRGQGDVATLKAGGKTLTVTIGDGLPRNAKPTRKGATQSRGGSRYPAPSRSTPPAPRGRDLPGACRNGAHQFPRSNSRAQRDTYTTPQKQARGPPAAALPPRNPSRQTKTRPPSEQNMDFLNVPDQGVAGMQRRRSLSQRPPPARRPKPQPKVAVPRCQALYQYIGQDVDELSFNVGDIIDILLEDISGWWKGRLHGKEGLFPGNYVQKI, encoded by the exons ATG GGCAGCAAGGAGCGCTTCCACTGGCAGAGCCACAATGTCAAGCAGAGCGGCGTGGACGACATGGTCCTGCTCTCCAAGATCTCCGAGGAAGCCATCGTGGAGAACCTCAAGAAGCGATTTATGGACGATTACATCTTT ACCTACATTGGGCCGGTGCTCATCTCCGTCAACCCCTTCAAGCAGATGCCGTACTTCACCGACCGGGAGATCGAGCTGTACCAGGGAGCG GCTCAGTATGAAAATCCCCCCCATATCTACGCCCTGACCGACAACATGTACCGCAATATGCTGATCGACGGGGAGAACCAGTGCGTCATCATCAG TGGAGAAAGCGGGGCCGGGAAAACAGTGGCAGCGAAATACATCATGGGCTACATCTCCAAAGTGTCCGGGGGTGGCGAGAAAGTACAG CACGTGAAGGACATCATCCTGCAGTCCAACCCACTGCTGGAAGCCTTTGGAAATGCCAAAACCGTCCGGAATAACAACTCCAGCCGCTTC GGGAAGTACTTCGAGATCCAGTTCAGCCGGGGCGGCGAACCCGACGGGGGGAAGATCTCCAACTTTCTGCTGGAGAAGTCGCGGGTGGTGAACCAGAATGAGTGCGAAAGGAATTTCCACATCTACTATCAG CTCATCGAAGGGGCGTCCCAAGAGCAGCGGCAGAACCTGGGCATCATGAGCCCGGATTATTACTACTACCTAAACCAGTCGGACACGTACCAGGTGGAGGGCACGGACGACCGCAGTGACTTCCATGAGACCATG AACGCCATGCAGGTCGTCGGCATCCGGGGTGAGGAGCAACAGCTGGTGCTGCAGATCGTGGCTGGGATCCTCCACCTGGGAAACATCAGCTTTCGGGAGGAAGGCAACTATGCTCGAGTGGAAAATGCTGACT CCCTGGCCTTCCCTGCCTACCTGCTGGGGATCGACCAGGACCGCCTCAACGAGAAGGTCACCAGCAGGAAAATGGACAGCAAGTGGGGCGGCCGGTCCGAGTCCATCACTGTCACCCTCAACGTGGAACAGGCGGCTTACACCCGAGATGCCCTGGCCAAAGGGCTCTACGCACGCATCTTCGACTTTCTCGTGGAG TCTATCAACCGGGCTATGCAGAAGCCATATGAGGAGTACAGCATCGGGGTGCTGGACATCTATGGCTTCGAAATATTCCAG AAAAATGGCTTTGAGCAATTCTGCATTAACTTTGTGAATGAGAAGCTGCAGCAAATCTTCATAGAGCTGACCCTGAAGGCAGAGCAG GAGGAATATGTGCAGGAGGGGATCAAGTGGACCCAGATCCAGTATTTCAACAACAAGGTGGTGTGCGACCTGATAGAGAACAAGCTG AACCCCCCCGGGATCATGAGTGTCCTGGATGATGTCTGTGCCACCATGCACGCTACCGGCGAGGGGGCAGACCAGACcctgctgcagaagctgcaggcagctgtgggcaCCCACGAGCACTTCAACAGCTGGAGCTCAGGCTTCGTCATCCACCACTACGCAGGCAAG GTCTCTTATGACGTGAACGGCTTCTGTGAGCGCAACCGGGATGTGCTCTTCACCGACTTGATCGAGCTCATGCAGAGCAGTGAATA CGGTTTCATCCGGATGCTTTTCCCAGAAAAGCTTGATTCTGACAAAAAGGGACGACCAACCACCGCAGGCTCCAAAATCAAG AAACAGGCCAACGACCTGGTGAACACGCTAATGAAGTGCACGCCACACTACATCCGCTGCATCAAGCCCAACGAGACCAAGAAACCCCGggactgggaggagagcag GGTGAAGCACCAAGTCGAGTACCTGGGGCTGAAGGAAAATATTCGGGTGCGCCGGGCAGGTTTCGCCTACCGCCGCCTCTTCCACAAATTCCTGCAACG ctaTGCCATCCTCACCCCCGAGACGTGGCCGTCCTGGCGCGGGGACGAGCGGCAAGGGGTGCAGCACTTGCTGCGCTCCGTCAACATGGACCCAGACCAGTACCAGATGGGTCGGAGCAAGGTGTTTGTCAAGAACCCGGAATCG CTCTTCCTTCTCGAAGAGATGCGGGAGCGAAAATTCGACGGCTTCGCCCGGGTGATCCAGAAGGCCTGGCGCCGGCACATTGCCATCCGGAAATATGAGCAGATGCGAGAGGAGG CCTCCAACATCCTCTACAACTtcaaagagaggaggaggaacagcATCAACAGGAATTTCGTGGGCGATTACCTGGGCATGGAGGAGAGGCCAGAGCTGCGCCAATTCCTGGCCAAGCGGGAGCGGATAGACTTTGCCGATTCCGTCACTAAGTATGACCGGAGGTTCAAG ccCATCAAGCGGGACTTCATCCTCACCCCCAAGTACTTCTACCTGATCGGGCGGGAGAAGGTGAAGAAAGGTCCTGAGAAGGGGCAGATCAAGGAGGTGCTCAAGAAGAAGGTGGAGCTCCAGGCGGTGAGCGGCGTCTCGCTGAG CACCAGGCAGGATGATTTCTTCATCCTCCACGAGAACGATGCCGACAATTTCTTGGAGTCCATCTTCAAGACGGAGCTGATCAGCCTGCTGTGCAAACGCTACGAGGAGCTCACCCACACCAAGCTGTGCCTCTCCTTCAAGGACAC ACTACAGTTTCGGGTGAAGAAGGAGGGCTGGGGCGGTGGCGGCACCCGAAACGTCACCTTTGTCAGAGGACAGGGCGACGTGGCCACCCTCAAAGCTGGAGGCAAAACCCTTACAGTCACCATTGGGGATGGGCTCCCCAGGAATGCCA AGCCCACAAGAAAGGGAGCGACGCAGAGCAGAGGTGGCAGCAGGTATCCAGCACCCTCCCGAAGCACCCCACCAGCACCCAGAG GGCGGGATCTTCCAGGAGCCTGCAGGAATGGGGCACACCAGTTCCCACGCAGCAACAGCCGGGCTCAGCGGGACACCTACACGACACCCCAGAAGCAGGCGCGGGGGCCACCGGCTGCAGCACTTCCCCCCCGAAACCCCAGCCGCCAGACAAAGACACGACCCCCGTCCGAGCAGAACATGGATTTCCTCAATGTGCCTGACCAGGGGGTGGCTGG CATGCAGCGCCGGCGAAGCCTGAGCCAGCGGCCACCCCCGGCTAGGCGTCCCAAGCCACAGCCCAAGGTGGCCGTGCCGCGCTGCCAGGCGCTCTACCAGTACATCGGGCAGGACGTGGATGAGCTCAGCTTCAACGTGGGGGACATCATCGACATCTTGCTGGAAG atATCTCTGGCTGGTGGAAAGGCCGGCTACACGGCAAGGAAGGACTTTTCCCTGGGAACTACGTGCAGAAGATCTGA
- the MYO1F gene encoding unconventional myosin-If isoform X3 → MGSKERFHWQSHNVKQSGVDDMVLLSKISEEAIVENLKKRFMDDYIFTYIGPVLISVNPFKQMPYFTDREIELYQGAAQYENPPHIYALTDNMYRNMLIDGENQCVIISGESGAGKTVAAKYIMGYISKVSGGGEKVQHVKDIILQSNPLLEAFGNAKTVRNNNSSRFLIEGASQEQRQNLGIMSPDYYYYLNQSDTYQVEGTDDRSDFHETMNAMQVVGIRGEEQQLVLQIVAGILHLGNISFREEGNYARVENADSLAFPAYLLGIDQDRLNEKVTSRKMDSKWGGRSESITVTLNVEQAAYTRDALAKGLYARIFDFLVESINRAMQKPYEEYSIGVLDIYGFEIFQKNGFEQFCINFVNEKLQQIFIELTLKAEQEEYVQEGIKWTQIQYFNNKVVCDLIENKLNPPGIMSVLDDVCATMHATGEGADQTLLQKLQAAVGTHEHFNSWSSGFVIHHYAGKVSYDVNGFCERNRDVLFTDLIELMQSSEYGFIRMLFPEKLDSDKKGRPTTAGSKIKKQANDLVNTLMKCTPHYIRCIKPNETKKPRDWEESRVKHQVEYLGLKENIRVRRAGFAYRRLFHKFLQRYAILTPETWPSWRGDERQGVQHLLRSVNMDPDQYQMGRSKVFVKNPESLFLLEEMRERKFDGFARVIQKAWRRHIAIRKYEQMREEASNILYNFKERRRNSINRNFVGDYLGMEERPELRQFLAKRERIDFADSVTKYDRRFKPIKRDFILTPKYFYLIGREKVKKGPEKGQIKEVLKKKVELQAVSGVSLSTRQDDFFILHENDADNFLESIFKTELISLLCKRYEELTHTKLCLSFKDTLQFRVKKEGWGGGGTRNVTFVRGQGDVATLKAGGKTLTVTIGDGLPRNAKPTRKGATQSRGGSRYPAPSRSTPPAPRGRDLPGACRNGAHQFPRSNSRAQRDTYTTPQKQARGPPAAALPPRNPSRQTKTRPPSEQNMDFLNVPDQGVAGMQRRRSLSQRPPPARRPKPQPKVAVPRCQALYQYIGQDVDELSFNVGDIIDILLEDISGWWKGRLHGKEGLFPGNYVQKI, encoded by the exons ATG GGCAGCAAGGAGCGCTTCCACTGGCAGAGCCACAATGTCAAGCAGAGCGGCGTGGACGACATGGTCCTGCTCTCCAAGATCTCCGAGGAAGCCATCGTGGAGAACCTCAAGAAGCGATTTATGGACGATTACATCTTT ACCTACATTGGGCCGGTGCTCATCTCCGTCAACCCCTTCAAGCAGATGCCGTACTTCACCGACCGGGAGATCGAGCTGTACCAGGGAGCG GCTCAGTATGAAAATCCCCCCCATATCTACGCCCTGACCGACAACATGTACCGCAATATGCTGATCGACGGGGAGAACCAGTGCGTCATCATCAG TGGAGAAAGCGGGGCCGGGAAAACAGTGGCAGCGAAATACATCATGGGCTACATCTCCAAAGTGTCCGGGGGTGGCGAGAAAGTACAG CACGTGAAGGACATCATCCTGCAGTCCAACCCACTGCTGGAAGCCTTTGGAAATGCCAAAACCGTCCGGAATAACAACTCCAGCCGCTTC CTCATCGAAGGGGCGTCCCAAGAGCAGCGGCAGAACCTGGGCATCATGAGCCCGGATTATTACTACTACCTAAACCAGTCGGACACGTACCAGGTGGAGGGCACGGACGACCGCAGTGACTTCCATGAGACCATG AACGCCATGCAGGTCGTCGGCATCCGGGGTGAGGAGCAACAGCTGGTGCTGCAGATCGTGGCTGGGATCCTCCACCTGGGAAACATCAGCTTTCGGGAGGAAGGCAACTATGCTCGAGTGGAAAATGCTGACT CCCTGGCCTTCCCTGCCTACCTGCTGGGGATCGACCAGGACCGCCTCAACGAGAAGGTCACCAGCAGGAAAATGGACAGCAAGTGGGGCGGCCGGTCCGAGTCCATCACTGTCACCCTCAACGTGGAACAGGCGGCTTACACCCGAGATGCCCTGGCCAAAGGGCTCTACGCACGCATCTTCGACTTTCTCGTGGAG TCTATCAACCGGGCTATGCAGAAGCCATATGAGGAGTACAGCATCGGGGTGCTGGACATCTATGGCTTCGAAATATTCCAG AAAAATGGCTTTGAGCAATTCTGCATTAACTTTGTGAATGAGAAGCTGCAGCAAATCTTCATAGAGCTGACCCTGAAGGCAGAGCAG GAGGAATATGTGCAGGAGGGGATCAAGTGGACCCAGATCCAGTATTTCAACAACAAGGTGGTGTGCGACCTGATAGAGAACAAGCTG AACCCCCCCGGGATCATGAGTGTCCTGGATGATGTCTGTGCCACCATGCACGCTACCGGCGAGGGGGCAGACCAGACcctgctgcagaagctgcaggcagctgtgggcaCCCACGAGCACTTCAACAGCTGGAGCTCAGGCTTCGTCATCCACCACTACGCAGGCAAG GTCTCTTATGACGTGAACGGCTTCTGTGAGCGCAACCGGGATGTGCTCTTCACCGACTTGATCGAGCTCATGCAGAGCAGTGAATA CGGTTTCATCCGGATGCTTTTCCCAGAAAAGCTTGATTCTGACAAAAAGGGACGACCAACCACCGCAGGCTCCAAAATCAAG AAACAGGCCAACGACCTGGTGAACACGCTAATGAAGTGCACGCCACACTACATCCGCTGCATCAAGCCCAACGAGACCAAGAAACCCCGggactgggaggagagcag GGTGAAGCACCAAGTCGAGTACCTGGGGCTGAAGGAAAATATTCGGGTGCGCCGGGCAGGTTTCGCCTACCGCCGCCTCTTCCACAAATTCCTGCAACG ctaTGCCATCCTCACCCCCGAGACGTGGCCGTCCTGGCGCGGGGACGAGCGGCAAGGGGTGCAGCACTTGCTGCGCTCCGTCAACATGGACCCAGACCAGTACCAGATGGGTCGGAGCAAGGTGTTTGTCAAGAACCCGGAATCG CTCTTCCTTCTCGAAGAGATGCGGGAGCGAAAATTCGACGGCTTCGCCCGGGTGATCCAGAAGGCCTGGCGCCGGCACATTGCCATCCGGAAATATGAGCAGATGCGAGAGGAGG CCTCCAACATCCTCTACAACTtcaaagagaggaggaggaacagcATCAACAGGAATTTCGTGGGCGATTACCTGGGCATGGAGGAGAGGCCAGAGCTGCGCCAATTCCTGGCCAAGCGGGAGCGGATAGACTTTGCCGATTCCGTCACTAAGTATGACCGGAGGTTCAAG ccCATCAAGCGGGACTTCATCCTCACCCCCAAGTACTTCTACCTGATCGGGCGGGAGAAGGTGAAGAAAGGTCCTGAGAAGGGGCAGATCAAGGAGGTGCTCAAGAAGAAGGTGGAGCTCCAGGCGGTGAGCGGCGTCTCGCTGAG CACCAGGCAGGATGATTTCTTCATCCTCCACGAGAACGATGCCGACAATTTCTTGGAGTCCATCTTCAAGACGGAGCTGATCAGCCTGCTGTGCAAACGCTACGAGGAGCTCACCCACACCAAGCTGTGCCTCTCCTTCAAGGACAC ACTACAGTTTCGGGTGAAGAAGGAGGGCTGGGGCGGTGGCGGCACCCGAAACGTCACCTTTGTCAGAGGACAGGGCGACGTGGCCACCCTCAAAGCTGGAGGCAAAACCCTTACAGTCACCATTGGGGATGGGCTCCCCAGGAATGCCA AGCCCACAAGAAAGGGAGCGACGCAGAGCAGAGGTGGCAGCAGGTATCCAGCACCCTCCCGAAGCACCCCACCAGCACCCAGAG GGCGGGATCTTCCAGGAGCCTGCAGGAATGGGGCACACCAGTTCCCACGCAGCAACAGCCGGGCTCAGCGGGACACCTACACGACACCCCAGAAGCAGGCGCGGGGGCCACCGGCTGCAGCACTTCCCCCCCGAAACCCCAGCCGCCAGACAAAGACACGACCCCCGTCCGAGCAGAACATGGATTTCCTCAATGTGCCTGACCAGGGGGTGGCTGG CATGCAGCGCCGGCGAAGCCTGAGCCAGCGGCCACCCCCGGCTAGGCGTCCCAAGCCACAGCCCAAGGTGGCCGTGCCGCGCTGCCAGGCGCTCTACCAGTACATCGGGCAGGACGTGGATGAGCTCAGCTTCAACGTGGGGGACATCATCGACATCTTGCTGGAAG atATCTCTGGCTGGTGGAAAGGCCGGCTACACGGCAAGGAAGGACTTTTCCCTGGGAACTACGTGCAGAAGATCTGA
- the MYO1F gene encoding unconventional myosin-If isoform X5, whose amino-acid sequence MGSKERFHWQSHNVKQSGVDDMVLLSKISEEAIVENLKKRFMDDYIFTYIGPVLISVNPFKQMPYFTDREIELYQGAAQYENPPHIYALTDNMYRNMLIDGENQCVIISGESGAGKTVAAKYIMGYISKVSGGGEKVQHVKDIILQSNPLLEAFGNAKTVRNNNSSRFGKYFEIQFSRGGEPDGGKISNFLLEKSRVVNQNECERNFHIYYQLIEGASQEQRQNLGIMSPDYYYYLNQSDTYQVEGTDDRSDFHETMNAMQVVGIRGEEQQLVLQIVAGILHLGNISFREEGNYARVENADSLAFPAYLLGIDQDRLNEKVTSRKMDSKWGGRSESITVTLNVEQAAYTRDALAKGLYARIFDFLVESINRAMQKPYEEYSIGVLDIYGFEIFQKNGFEQFCINFVNEKLQQIFIELTLKAEQEEYVQEGIKWTQIQYFNNKVVCDLIENKLNPPGIMSVLDDVCATMHATGEGADQTLLQKLQAAVGTHEHFNSWSSGFVIHHYAGKVSYDVNGFCERNRDVLFTDLIELMQSSEYGFIRMLFPEKLDSDKKGRPTTAGSKIKKQANDLVNTLMKCTPHYIRCIKPNETKKPRDWEESRVKHQVEYLGLKENIRVRRAGFAYRRLFHKFLQRYAILTPETWPSWRGDERQGVQHLLRSVNMDPDQYQMGRSKVFVKNPESLFLLEEMRERKFDGFARVIQKAWRRHIAIRKYEQMREEASNILYNFKERRRNSINRNFVGDYLGMEERPELRQFLAKRERIDFADSVTKYDRRFKPIKRDFILTPKYFYLIGREKVKKGPEKGQIKEVLKKKVELQAVSGVSLSTRQDDFFILHENDADNFLESIFKTELISLLCKRYEELTHTKLCLSFKDTAHKKGSDAEQRWQQVSSTLPKHPTSTQRSLQEWGTPVPTQQQPGSAGHLHDTPEAGAGATGCSTSPPKPQPPDKDTTPVRAEHGFPQCA is encoded by the exons ATG GGCAGCAAGGAGCGCTTCCACTGGCAGAGCCACAATGTCAAGCAGAGCGGCGTGGACGACATGGTCCTGCTCTCCAAGATCTCCGAGGAAGCCATCGTGGAGAACCTCAAGAAGCGATTTATGGACGATTACATCTTT ACCTACATTGGGCCGGTGCTCATCTCCGTCAACCCCTTCAAGCAGATGCCGTACTTCACCGACCGGGAGATCGAGCTGTACCAGGGAGCG GCTCAGTATGAAAATCCCCCCCATATCTACGCCCTGACCGACAACATGTACCGCAATATGCTGATCGACGGGGAGAACCAGTGCGTCATCATCAG TGGAGAAAGCGGGGCCGGGAAAACAGTGGCAGCGAAATACATCATGGGCTACATCTCCAAAGTGTCCGGGGGTGGCGAGAAAGTACAG CACGTGAAGGACATCATCCTGCAGTCCAACCCACTGCTGGAAGCCTTTGGAAATGCCAAAACCGTCCGGAATAACAACTCCAGCCGCTTC GGGAAGTACTTCGAGATCCAGTTCAGCCGGGGCGGCGAACCCGACGGGGGGAAGATCTCCAACTTTCTGCTGGAGAAGTCGCGGGTGGTGAACCAGAATGAGTGCGAAAGGAATTTCCACATCTACTATCAG CTCATCGAAGGGGCGTCCCAAGAGCAGCGGCAGAACCTGGGCATCATGAGCCCGGATTATTACTACTACCTAAACCAGTCGGACACGTACCAGGTGGAGGGCACGGACGACCGCAGTGACTTCCATGAGACCATG AACGCCATGCAGGTCGTCGGCATCCGGGGTGAGGAGCAACAGCTGGTGCTGCAGATCGTGGCTGGGATCCTCCACCTGGGAAACATCAGCTTTCGGGAGGAAGGCAACTATGCTCGAGTGGAAAATGCTGACT CCCTGGCCTTCCCTGCCTACCTGCTGGGGATCGACCAGGACCGCCTCAACGAGAAGGTCACCAGCAGGAAAATGGACAGCAAGTGGGGCGGCCGGTCCGAGTCCATCACTGTCACCCTCAACGTGGAACAGGCGGCTTACACCCGAGATGCCCTGGCCAAAGGGCTCTACGCACGCATCTTCGACTTTCTCGTGGAG TCTATCAACCGGGCTATGCAGAAGCCATATGAGGAGTACAGCATCGGGGTGCTGGACATCTATGGCTTCGAAATATTCCAG AAAAATGGCTTTGAGCAATTCTGCATTAACTTTGTGAATGAGAAGCTGCAGCAAATCTTCATAGAGCTGACCCTGAAGGCAGAGCAG GAGGAATATGTGCAGGAGGGGATCAAGTGGACCCAGATCCAGTATTTCAACAACAAGGTGGTGTGCGACCTGATAGAGAACAAGCTG AACCCCCCCGGGATCATGAGTGTCCTGGATGATGTCTGTGCCACCATGCACGCTACCGGCGAGGGGGCAGACCAGACcctgctgcagaagctgcaggcagctgtgggcaCCCACGAGCACTTCAACAGCTGGAGCTCAGGCTTCGTCATCCACCACTACGCAGGCAAG GTCTCTTATGACGTGAACGGCTTCTGTGAGCGCAACCGGGATGTGCTCTTCACCGACTTGATCGAGCTCATGCAGAGCAGTGAATA CGGTTTCATCCGGATGCTTTTCCCAGAAAAGCTTGATTCTGACAAAAAGGGACGACCAACCACCGCAGGCTCCAAAATCAAG AAACAGGCCAACGACCTGGTGAACACGCTAATGAAGTGCACGCCACACTACATCCGCTGCATCAAGCCCAACGAGACCAAGAAACCCCGggactgggaggagagcag GGTGAAGCACCAAGTCGAGTACCTGGGGCTGAAGGAAAATATTCGGGTGCGCCGGGCAGGTTTCGCCTACCGCCGCCTCTTCCACAAATTCCTGCAACG ctaTGCCATCCTCACCCCCGAGACGTGGCCGTCCTGGCGCGGGGACGAGCGGCAAGGGGTGCAGCACTTGCTGCGCTCCGTCAACATGGACCCAGACCAGTACCAGATGGGTCGGAGCAAGGTGTTTGTCAAGAACCCGGAATCG CTCTTCCTTCTCGAAGAGATGCGGGAGCGAAAATTCGACGGCTTCGCCCGGGTGATCCAGAAGGCCTGGCGCCGGCACATTGCCATCCGGAAATATGAGCAGATGCGAGAGGAGG CCTCCAACATCCTCTACAACTtcaaagagaggaggaggaacagcATCAACAGGAATTTCGTGGGCGATTACCTGGGCATGGAGGAGAGGCCAGAGCTGCGCCAATTCCTGGCCAAGCGGGAGCGGATAGACTTTGCCGATTCCGTCACTAAGTATGACCGGAGGTTCAAG ccCATCAAGCGGGACTTCATCCTCACCCCCAAGTACTTCTACCTGATCGGGCGGGAGAAGGTGAAGAAAGGTCCTGAGAAGGGGCAGATCAAGGAGGTGCTCAAGAAGAAGGTGGAGCTCCAGGCGGTGAGCGGCGTCTCGCTGAG CACCAGGCAGGATGATTTCTTCATCCTCCACGAGAACGATGCCGACAATTTCTTGGAGTCCATCTTCAAGACGGAGCTGATCAGCCTGCTGTGCAAACGCTACGAGGAGCTCACCCACACCAAGCTGTGCCTCTCCTTCAAGGACAC AGCCCACAAGAAAGGGAGCGACGCAGAGCAGAGGTGGCAGCAGGTATCCAGCACCCTCCCGAAGCACCCCACCAGCACCCAGAG GAGCCTGCAGGAATGGGGCACACCAGTTCCCACGCAGCAACAGCCGGGCTCAGCGGGACACCTACACGACACCCCAGAAGCAGGCGCGGGGGCCACCGGCTGCAGCACTTCCCCCCCGAAACCCCAGCCGCCAGACAAAGACACGACCCCCGTCCGAGCAGAACATGGATTTCCTCAATGTGCCTGA